In the Candidatus Electrothrix sp. GW3-4 genome, one interval contains:
- the prfH gene encoding peptide chain release factor H — MAICWLQITSGRGPEECARAAFFLLRALSDEAAQRGITIDCLEIIQGDHPKTLRSALLSLAGKDCADFIRSWEGTVQWIAQSPFRPRHKRKNWFVGVQQVVPPEEKELLNKDFKFESMRASGPGGQHVNKVNSAVRVTHLPTGLTAMAQEERSQHMNKKLALTRLLTRIEEEQNARAKQSQQEQWGMHNELERGNPVRVFQGERFQMKKG; from the coding sequence ATGGCGATCTGCTGGCTACAGATCACCTCAGGTAGAGGCCCAGAGGAATGCGCTCGGGCAGCCTTTTTCCTCCTCCGGGCCTTGTCTGATGAAGCCGCCCAAAGGGGGATCACGATCGACTGTCTTGAGATCATCCAGGGCGATCATCCCAAAACTTTGAGATCCGCTTTGCTATCGCTTGCCGGGAAGGACTGTGCCGATTTTATCCGTTCCTGGGAAGGAACCGTCCAGTGGATCGCCCAAAGTCCCTTTCGACCCCGCCATAAGCGTAAGAACTGGTTTGTCGGGGTGCAGCAGGTCGTGCCGCCAGAAGAAAAGGAGCTCTTGAATAAGGACTTCAAGTTCGAAAGCATGCGGGCCTCTGGGCCGGGCGGTCAGCACGTCAATAAGGTGAATTCAGCCGTCCGGGTGACCCATCTGCCTACCGGGCTGACGGCAATGGCCCAGGAAGAGCGTTCCCAGCATATGAATAAGAAGCTGGCCCTGACTCGCTTACTCACCAGGATTGAGGAGGAACAGAATGCTCGGGCAAAGCAATCCCAACAGGAACAGTGGGGGATGCATAATGAGCTGGAGCGGGGAAATCCGGTACGGGTTTTTCAAGGTGAACGGTTTCAAATGAAAAAAGGATAG